Proteins from one Coffea arabica cultivar ET-39 chromosome 8c, Coffea Arabica ET-39 HiFi, whole genome shotgun sequence genomic window:
- the LOC113707360 gene encoding protein farnesyltransferase/geranylgeranyltransferase type-1 subunit alpha-like — MDVLQKSSERIPLSQRPEYADVKPVPQDDGPNPIVPISYTDEFRETMDYFRAIYVADERSLRALQLTTEAIKLNPGNYTVWQFRRLVLEALNADMNKELDFVDGIVEGIVEGNSKNYQIWHHRRWVAENLGTDASTRELEFTKTILSKDAKHYHAWSHRQWVLQALGGWKDELTYCELLLKDDIFNNSAWNQRYFVVTRSPLLGGLGAMRESEVTCTVNAIMEHPENESPWRYLRGLYRNDTHALVKDPQVASVCLKILTAKNNYVHALSMLLDLLCHGFQPSLEIRNAVYGLSDSGAQGSDLVKVVCSILELVDPMRANYWKWRRNIVPAQAAQCLKDDGLTGLSL; from the exons ATGGATGTCTTGCAAAAAAGCAGTGAAAGAATCCCTTTGAGTCAGAGGCCTGAATATGCCGATGTGAAGCCTGTCCCCCAGGATGATGGTCCAAATCCCATTGTCCCTATCTCCTATACTGATGAATTTAGAGAGACAATGGACTATTTTAGAGCAATATATGTAGCCGATGAGCGGTCTCTTCGAGCACTTCAACTCACCACCGAAGCCATCAAACTTAACCCTGGAAATTACACT GTATGGCAATTTAGGCGTCTAGTACTTGAGGCGCTTAATGCTGACATGAACAAGGAATTGGACTTTGTGGATGGCATTGTGGAAGGCATTGTGGAAGGAAACTCTAAGAATTATCAGATATG GCACCATAGGCGTTGGGTTGCTGAAAATTTGGGAACTGATGCTTCAACTAGGGAGCTTGAGTTCACAAAGACAATTCTTTCTAAGGATGCAAAACATTATCATGCCTGGTCTCATAGACAG TGGGTCCTTCAGGCACTTGGCGGATGGAAAGATGAGCTAACCTATTGTGAACTACTCCTGAAAGATGACATTTTCAATAATTCTGCTTGGAATCAG AGATATTTTGTTGTAACAAGATCTCCTCTCCTTGGAGGCCTGGGGGCAATGAGGGAGTCAGAAGTAACTTGTACAGTTAATGCAATTATGGAGCATCCTGAAAATGAAAGTCCTTGGAGGTACCTTCGAGGCTTATACAGAAATGATACACATGCTCTAGTTAAAGACCCTCAAGTAGCGTCAGTTTGCTTAAAGATTTTGACTGCCAAAAACAATTACGTGCACGCCCTCAGCATGCTTTTGGACCTTCTCTGCCATGGTTTCCAGCCTAGCCTGGAGATAAGAAATGCTGTCTATGGTCTTTCTGACTCAGGTGCCCAAGGTTCTGATTTGGTGAAAGTGGTCTGTTCTATCCTAGAACTTGTAGATCCAATGAGAGCAAACTATTGGAAGTGGCGGAGGAACATAGTGCCTGCTCAAGCAGCTCAATGCTTGAAAGATGATGGATTGACTGGTTTGAGTTTATAA